From the genome of Syngnathus acus chromosome 24, fSynAcu1.2, whole genome shotgun sequence, one region includes:
- the LOC119118287 gene encoding protein EFR3 homolog B isoform X3, with product MTGVCGCCGALRPRYKRLVDNIFPEDPEDGLVKANMEKLTFYALSAPEKLDRIGAYLSERLSRDVARHRYGYVCIAMEALDQLLMACHCQSINLFVESFLKMVRKLLESDKPSLQILGTNSFVKFANIEEDTPSYHRSYDFFVSRFSEMCHSGYEDPDIRTKIRMAGIKGLQGVVRKTVNDELQANIWDPQHMDKIVPSLLFNLQCSERTESRSPSPSQPSDKEKESPAELTERCFRELLGRAAYGNIKNAVTPVLMHLDNHALWQGKTFAVRCFKIIMYSIQSQHSHLVIQQLLGHLDANSKNSATVRGGIVEVLLEAAAIAASGSVGQKIGRTGPRGAVCCVAHTLLRPLAGPTVLEVFNTLLRQLRLSVDYELTGSYDGSANIGTKIIKAHEERQLQEAVIRTIGSFANTLPTYQRSEVMLFIMGKIPVPGVHPLLPSSGSWPEVTRMIQVMLLKSLVQVTAGFQTTNMLTALPSSFLEPLLSFSLTEDPEVRLLVLQILLSLIDRHDNRPKFSNMSIISDISVLKLKVDKCSRQDNLFMKKHGQQLYRHIYLGCKEQSSGRRHYESLFALLGLLSVELANEEVVVDLVRLALALQDLALSTDEALPVYNRCAMHALAAAYLNLICQLTTVPAFCQHIHEVIEVRRKESPYLLPEDVFADVPRLPSSLDRVEGGMLFLQSKITEVLGGSGYNTERLATPYIPQYTDEDRLSKRKSIGETISLQVEVESRNSPEKEERTPAEEITFETLKNAIVDSVGMEEQERERRRQVVEKFQKAPFEEIAAHCGARATLLQSKLNQIFELTIRPPPSPSGTVSSGYGPSQTRSVPIYEMKFPDLCVY from the exons ATGACAG GGGTGTGCGGCTGTTGCGGGGCTCTCAGGCCTCGCTACAAGAGGCTGGTGGACAACATCTTCCCCGAAGACCCGGAG GATGGACTGGTGAAGGCCAACATGGAGAAGCTGACATTTTACGCCCTGTCGGCTCCAGAGAAGCTGGACCGTATCGGCGCGTACCTGTCGGAGCGCTTGTCCAGGGATGTGGCGCGCCACAGATACGG TTACGTGTGCATCGCCATGGAAGCGCTTGACCAGCTGCTGATGGCCTGCCACTGCCAGAGCATCAACCTCTTTGTGGAGAGCTTCCTCAAGATGGTGCGCAAGCTGCTGGAGTCCGACAAGCCCAGTCTGCAAATCCTGGGAACCAACTCG TTTGTCAAGTTTGCCAACATAGAGGAGGACACGCCTTCCTACCATCGCAGTTATGACTTCTTTGTGTCGCGCTTCAGCGAGATGTGCCACTCGGGTTACGAGGACCCCGACATCCGCACCAA GATCCGGATGGCGGGCATCAAGGGCCTTCAGGGCGTGGTGAGGAAGACGGTCAACGACGAGCTTCAAGCTAACATCTGGGATCCTCAGCATATGGACAAGATCGTCCCGTCGCTGCTGTTCAACTTGCAGTGTAGCGAGCGCACGGAGAG TCGCTCGCCGTCTCCATCGCAACCGTCGGACAAGGAGAAGGAGAGCCCGGCGGAGCTGACGGAGCGCTGCTTCAGGGAGCTGCTGGGCCGAGCCGCCTACGGAAACATCAAGAACGCCGTCACCCCCGTGCTCAT GCATCTGGACAATCACGCTCTATGGCAGGGGAAGACCTTTGCTGTGCGTTGTTTTAAAATCATCATGTACTCCATTCAG tCGCAGCACTCGCACTTGGTCATTCAACAACTCCTGGGTCATCTGGACGCCAACAGCAAGAATTCGGCCACCGTCCGAGGCGGCATCGTGGAGGTTCTGCTGGAGGCGGCCGCCATCGCCGCCAGCGGCTCCGTAGGTCAGAAGATTGGACGGACGGGCCCGCGTGGAGCCGTCTGCTGTGTCGCTCACACGCTTTTGCGGCCCCTTGCAGGTCCCACCGTGCTGGAGGTGTTCAACACCTTACTGCGCCAACTGCGTCTCAGCGTGGACTACGAGCTGACCGGCTCCTACGACGGCAGCGCCAACATCGGCACAAAGATCATCAAAGCTCACGAGGAGAGGCAGCTGCAGGAAGCCGTTATCCGAACCATCG GTTCCTTTGCCAACACTTTGCCCACCTACCAAAGGTCGGAAGTCATGCTCTTCATCATGGGCAAGATCCCTGTTCCCGGTGTTCACCCGTTGCTACCTTCTTCGGGCTCTTG GCCCGAGGTTACCAGGATGATTCAGGTGATGTTACTCAAGTCACTGGTCCAG GTGACGGCGGGCTTCCAGACCACCAACATGCTGACGGCTCTGCCCAGCTCCTTCCTGGAACCTCTGCTCTCGTTCTCCCTCACCGAAGACCCCGAGGTTCGGCTGCTGGTGCTCCAAATCCTCCTCAGTCTCATCGACAGGCACGACAACCGGCCCAAATTCTCCAACATGAG TATTATCAGCGACATCTCTGTGCTGAAGCTGAAAGTGGACAAGTGCTCCAGACAGGACAACCTGTTCATGAAAAAG CATGGCCAGCAGCTCTACCGACACATCTACTTGGGCTGCAAAGAGCAGAGCAGCGGCAGGCGCCACTATGAGAGTCTCTTTGCCTTGCTGGGTCTTCTCAGCGTGGAGCTGGCCAACGAAGAAGTGGTGGTGGACCTCGTTCGCCTGGCGCTTGCTCTGCAG GACCTGGCTCTGTCCACGGATGAGGCGCTGCCCGTTTACAACCGCTGCGCAATGCACGCCCTGGCCGCCGCCTACCTCAACCTGATCTGCCAGCTCACCACCGTCCCCGCCTTCTGCCAGCACATACACGAG GTGATCGAAGTGAGACGGAAGGAAAGTCCTTACCTGCTGCCCGAGGACGTCTTTGCGGATGTGCCCAG ACTCCCCTCCTCGCTTGACAGAGTGGAAGGCGGCATGCTGTTCCTTCAGTCCAAGATCACGGAAGTCCTCGGAGGCAGCGGTTACAACACGGAGCGACTGGCCACCCCTTACATCCCTCAGTACACGG ATGAGGACCGCCTGTCCAAGAGAAAGAGCATCGGGGAGACCATCTCGCTCCAGGTGGAAGTGGAGTCCCGAAACAGTCCCGAGAAAGAAGAG CGGACCCCCGCCGAGGAGATCACCTTTGAAACCTTGAAGAACGCCATCG TGGACAGCGTGGGTATGGAGGAACAGGAGCGGGAGCGGAGGAGGCAAGTGGTGGAGAAGTTCCAGAAAGCTCCCTTTGAGGAGATCGCTGCCCATTGCGGTGCTCGG GCCACGCTGCTGCAGAGCAAACTCAACCAGATCTTTGAGCTCACAATCAG GCCCCCGCCCAGCCCGTCCGGCACCGTATCATCCGGCTACGGCCCGAGCCAGACTCGCTCGGTGCCCATCTACGAGATGAAGTTTCCCGACCTTTGCGTGTATTGA